Proteins encoded in a region of the Planktothrix tepida PCC 9214 genome:
- a CDS encoding helix-turn-helix domain-containing protein, with translation MNGQMSQNQVPEIIQGRTNVFEDLGFAPEEALNLKIRADLMLTIKHFIQTKGWTQKQAAVFFGETQPRISDLMNGDIERFSIDKLVIMIAKAGMDIRVEVNIKAA, from the coding sequence ATGAATGGACAAATGAGCCAGAATCAAGTTCCCGAAATTATTCAAGGTCGCACTAATGTATTTGAAGATTTAGGCTTCGCACCTGAAGAAGCTCTCAATCTCAAAATTCGCGCTGATCTCATGTTAACAATTAAACATTTTATTCAGACAAAAGGATGGACTCAAAAGCAAGCTGCTGTATTTTTTGGTGAAACCCAACCTCGCATTAGTGATTTGATGAATGGCGATATCGAAAGATTTAGTATTGATAAATTAGTAATAATGATAGCTAAAGCAGGTATGGATATTCGTGTTGAAGTCAATATAAAAGCAGCCTAA